In a single window of the Micromonospora inositola genome:
- a CDS encoding adenosine deaminase, translated as MVAIRYEDIVKVPKALLHDHLDGGLRPATIVELAAEVGHELPTTDPVALGRWFAEAANSGSLERYLETFAHTVAVMQTAPALRRVARECALDLAADGVVYAEVRFAPEQHLEQNLTLDEVVEAVVAGFVEGSAQAAHAGTPIRVGTLLTAMRHAARSQEIAELAVRHRDAGVVGFDIAGAEAGFPPTRHLDAFEYLQRENFHFTIHAGEAFGLPSIWQAIQWCGADRLGHGVRIVDDIVPGPEPVLGRLAAYVRDKRIPLELCPSSNVQTGAAPSIVEHPIGLLRDLRFRVTVNTDNRLMSGTSMSREMALLVEAFGYGWKELQWFTINAMKSAFIPFDERLKIIDEVIKPAYGKLIG; from the coding sequence ATGGTCGCAATCCGGTACGAGGACATCGTCAAGGTCCCGAAGGCGCTGCTGCACGATCACCTGGACGGCGGTCTGCGGCCCGCGACGATCGTCGAGCTGGCCGCCGAGGTCGGCCACGAGCTGCCCACCACCGACCCGGTGGCGCTCGGCCGCTGGTTCGCCGAGGCGGCGAACTCGGGTTCGCTGGAGCGCTACCTGGAGACGTTCGCGCACACCGTGGCGGTGATGCAGACCGCGCCCGCGCTGCGCCGGGTCGCCCGGGAGTGCGCGCTCGACCTGGCCGCCGACGGGGTCGTCTACGCCGAGGTCCGGTTCGCCCCGGAGCAGCACCTGGAACAGAACCTCACCCTGGACGAGGTGGTCGAGGCGGTCGTCGCCGGGTTCGTGGAGGGGAGCGCGCAGGCCGCCCACGCCGGCACCCCGATCCGGGTCGGCACCCTGCTCACCGCGATGCGGCACGCCGCCCGCTCCCAGGAGATCGCCGAACTGGCCGTTCGGCACCGGGACGCCGGCGTGGTCGGCTTCGACATCGCCGGCGCGGAGGCGGGCTTCCCGCCCACCCGCCACCTGGACGCCTTCGAGTACCTCCAGCGGGAGAACTTCCACTTCACCATCCACGCCGGCGAGGCGTTCGGGCTGCCCTCGATCTGGCAGGCGATCCAGTGGTGCGGCGCCGACCGGCTCGGTCACGGGGTGCGGATCGTCGACGACATCGTCCCGGGCCCGGAGCCGGTGCTCGGCCGGCTGGCCGCGTACGTGCGGGACAAGCGGATCCCGCTGGAGCTGTGCCCGTCGTCGAACGTGCAGACCGGCGCCGCCCCGTCGATCGTGGAGCACCCGATCGGACTGCTCCGGGATCTGCGCTTCCGGGTGACGGTCAACACCGACAACCGGCTGATGAGTGGTACCTCGATGTCTCGGGAGATGGCGCTGCTGGTGGAGGCCTTCGGCTACGGCTGGAAGGAGCTCCAGTGGTTCACCATCAACGCGATGAAGAGCGCGTTCATCCCGTTCGACGAGCGACTGAAGATCATCGACGAGGTGATCAAGCCGGCGTACGGGAAGCTGATCGGCTGA
- a CDS encoding PPOX class F420-dependent oxidoreductase, which produces MSARLWELFGERGRGVVVTLRRDGRPQLSNVDYLAEPGLIRCSTTGDRAKVRNLRRDPRASFHVTTADGGAYAVAEGTVTLTPPAAAADDATVEELVEVYRRIRGEHPDWAEYRAAIVADGRLVVRLAVERVYGWRP; this is translated from the coding sequence GTGAGCGCCCGGCTGTGGGAGCTGTTCGGCGAGCGGGGGCGCGGGGTGGTGGTCACCCTGCGTCGGGACGGCCGGCCGCAGCTGTCGAACGTCGACTACCTCGCCGAGCCGGGGCTGATCCGCTGCTCCACCACCGGCGACCGGGCCAAGGTCCGCAACCTGCGCCGCGACCCCCGGGCCAGCTTCCACGTGACGACCGCCGACGGCGGGGCGTACGCGGTGGCCGAGGGGACGGTGACGCTCACCCCGCCGGCCGCGGCGGCCGACGACGCCACCGTCGAGGAGCTGGTCGAGGTCTACCGGCGGATCCGCGGCGAGCACCCCGACTGGGCGGAGTACCGGGCGGCGATAGTGGCCGACGGCCGGCTGGTGGTCCGCCTCGCGGTGGAGCGGGTGTACGGCTGGCGCCCCTGA
- a CDS encoding NADPH-dependent FMN reductase, whose amino-acid sequence MSRLNVIVASTRPGRVGRRIGDWFTAAAVRHGGFDDVRLVDLAELGLPFHDEPHHPSEGNYLHRHTLEWSATTAAADAFVLVMPEYNYGFSAPLKNAIDYLYQEWRHKPVGFVSYGMTSGGLRAVQMIKQVVTTLNMVPVNEAVTVFLRQALDSGGELRPDPGRDEAADLMLDQLARLAAALAPLRVAA is encoded by the coding sequence ATGTCCCGCCTGAACGTGATCGTCGCCAGCACCCGCCCCGGCCGGGTGGGCCGGCGGATCGGTGACTGGTTCACCGCGGCCGCCGTCCGGCACGGCGGCTTCGACGACGTACGCCTGGTCGACCTCGCCGAGCTCGGGCTGCCCTTCCACGACGAGCCGCACCACCCCTCGGAGGGGAACTACCTGCACCGGCACACCCTGGAGTGGAGCGCGACGACCGCCGCGGCGGACGCCTTCGTCCTCGTGATGCCGGAGTACAACTACGGCTTCAGCGCGCCGCTGAAGAACGCGATCGACTACCTCTACCAAGAGTGGCGGCACAAGCCGGTCGGCTTCGTCAGCTACGGCATGACCTCCGGCGGGCTGCGCGCCGTGCAGATGATCAAGCAGGTGGTGACCACGCTGAACATGGTGCCGGTCAACGAGGCGGTGACCGTCTTCCTGCGGCAGGCGCTGGACTCCGGCGGCGAGCTGCGGCCCGACCCGGGGCGCGACGAGGCCGCCGACCTGATGCTCGACCAGTTGGCCCGGCTGGCCGCCGCCCTCGCGCCGCTGCGGGTGGCGGCGTGA
- the yczE gene encoding membrane protein YczE, with protein MSTRLPVRLVRLLLGLALFGASIALMVRADLGLSSWDVLHQGLATRSGLPLGWVVNGVALVVLLLWLPLRQRPGVGTVVNVALVGVALDAVLAVLPPVHALPVRVGLLLLGVLLNGVATALYLGARLGPGPRDGLMTGLAARGLPIGRVRTLIELSVLAVGWLLGGTVGVGTVLYALSIGPLAQFLIPRLAVPAPGRPAPTGVTPPCPA; from the coding sequence ATGTCAACCAGATTGCCCGTACGGCTGGTCCGCCTCCTGCTCGGCCTGGCCCTCTTCGGCGCCAGCATCGCGCTGATGGTCCGCGCGGACCTCGGCCTGTCGTCCTGGGACGTGCTGCACCAGGGCCTGGCCACCCGGTCCGGCCTGCCGCTGGGCTGGGTGGTCAACGGCGTGGCGCTGGTGGTCCTGCTGCTCTGGCTGCCGCTGCGCCAGCGCCCCGGCGTGGGCACCGTGGTCAACGTCGCGCTGGTCGGGGTGGCGCTCGACGCGGTGCTGGCGGTGCTCCCGCCGGTGCACGCGCTCCCGGTCCGGGTCGGCCTGCTGCTCCTCGGCGTCCTGCTCAACGGGGTCGCCACCGCCCTCTACCTCGGCGCCCGGCTCGGCCCCGGCCCCCGCGACGGGCTGATGACCGGCCTGGCCGCCCGCGGCCTGCCGATCGGCCGCGTCCGCACCCTGATCGAGCTGAGCGTGCTCGCCGTCGGCTGGCTGCTCGGCGGCACCGTCGGCGTCGGCACCGTGCTCTACGCGCTGAGCATCGGACCGCTCGCCCAGTTCCTCATCCCCCGACTCGCCGTGCCGGCCCCCGGCCGACCCGCCCCGACAGGAGTGACCCCGCCATGTCCCGCCTGA
- a CDS encoding MarR family winged helix-turn-helix transcriptional regulator, translating to MDAPRWLDEREERAWRGYRRMRRLLDLELARELTQDAGLSEPDYDVLSDLSETPDQRLRLSELADRMLWSRSRLSHHLTRMQQRGLVTREECASDGRGSVVALTPAGRRAIEAAAPGHVAAVRRHLIDLLTPDEVEALGALTHRVVDHLAGHATPTTSPPEA from the coding sequence ATGGATGCCCCACGGTGGCTGGACGAGCGGGAGGAGCGGGCCTGGCGCGGCTACCGCCGGATGCGCCGCCTGCTCGACCTGGAGCTGGCCCGCGAGCTGACCCAGGACGCCGGGCTCTCCGAGCCGGACTACGACGTCCTCTCCGACCTGTCCGAGACGCCCGACCAGCGGCTGCGCCTCAGCGAGCTGGCCGACCGGATGCTCTGGTCCCGCAGCCGGCTCTCCCACCATCTGACCCGGATGCAGCAGCGCGGCCTCGTCACCCGCGAGGAGTGCGCGTCCGACGGCCGCGGCTCGGTGGTCGCGCTGACCCCCGCCGGCCGGCGGGCCATCGAGGCGGCGGCCCCCGGACACGTGGCCGCCGTCCGGCGACACCTGATCGACCTGCTCACCCCCGACGAGGTCGAGGCGCTCGGCGCGCTGACCCACCGGGTGGTGGACCACCTCGCCGGGCACGCCACCCCGACCACCAGCCCGCCGGAGGCCTGA
- a CDS encoding putative RNA methyltransferase, translating to MDERILDRLRCPVCGDPLAEVTAGTARALRCPRRHSFDLARQGYVNLLAGRAPHAGDSAEMIAARADFLAAGHYDTIAAALATTATEIAYGDRTGRTAYPLVVDAGAGTGRYLAAVLAALPDAVGLALDVSKPALRRAARAHPRAAAALADTWQRLPLADASTTVLLNVFAPRNGAEFHRVLDPAGALLVVTPAEEHLVELVDALDLLKVDPAKADRVAGSLAGHFTEASTEVRRARLALTRTEVATLVGMGPSAWHTDPARLAERIAALPEPVPVTLAVRLGVHRPR from the coding sequence GTGGACGAACGCATCCTCGACCGGCTGCGCTGCCCGGTCTGCGGCGATCCCCTGGCGGAGGTCACCGCGGGCACCGCCCGCGCGCTGCGCTGCCCGCGCCGGCACAGCTTCGACCTCGCCCGGCAGGGGTACGTCAACCTGCTCGCCGGTCGTGCCCCGCACGCCGGGGACAGCGCCGAGATGATCGCCGCCCGCGCCGACTTCCTCGCCGCCGGCCACTACGACACCATCGCCGCCGCCCTCGCCACCACGGCCACCGAGATCGCGTACGGCGACCGGACGGGCAGGACGGCGTACCCCCTGGTGGTGGATGCCGGCGCGGGGACCGGACGCTACCTCGCGGCGGTGCTGGCGGCGCTGCCGGACGCCGTCGGCCTGGCCCTGGACGTCTCCAAGCCGGCGCTGCGCCGCGCGGCCCGGGCCCACCCGCGGGCGGCGGCGGCGCTCGCCGACACCTGGCAGCGGCTGCCGCTGGCCGACGCCTCCACCACCGTGCTGCTGAACGTCTTCGCCCCGCGCAACGGCGCGGAGTTCCACCGGGTGCTCGACCCGGCGGGCGCGCTGCTGGTGGTCACCCCGGCCGAGGAGCACCTGGTCGAGCTCGTCGACGCCCTGGACCTGCTGAAGGTGGACCCGGCCAAGGCGGACCGGGTCGCCGGCAGCCTGGCCGGGCACTTCACCGAGGCGTCGACCGAGGTGCGCCGGGCCCGGCTCGCGCTCACCCGCACGGAGGTGGCCACCCTGGTCGGAATGGGCCCGAGCGCCTGGCACACCGACCCGGCCCGGCTCGCCGAGCGGATCGCCGCCCTGCCCGAGCCGGTGCCGGTGACGCTCGCTGTCCGGCTGGGCGTGCACCGGCCGCGCTGA
- a CDS encoding DUF4272 domain-containing protein encodes MRVPAPDPRAVREASLDELSRLGLPLPPSQFPLVWEPGDEIELRPTVEIEARIAVLHLILARCFGMPPQAAMSWLLGSHLVDMVTPPEWQFVMGGKGDHRSFVLHHDALFSLAWVLGLTKVLDPTVPVDERLVERMPHVGGGETFAQWRSRILAAPQHPADAAALLDLHYCLDWAYLETERAGRPLPGLVDGNAIGQRRWALEWAVMLRGPYHDEPPGWEEVDLST; translated from the coding sequence GTGCGCGTACCCGCCCCCGATCCCCGGGCCGTCCGTGAGGCGAGCCTCGACGAGCTGTCCCGGCTGGGCCTGCCACTTCCGCCGTCCCAGTTCCCGCTGGTGTGGGAGCCGGGCGACGAGATCGAGCTGCGACCCACCGTCGAGATCGAGGCCCGGATCGCGGTGCTGCACCTGATCCTGGCCAGGTGCTTCGGGATGCCCCCGCAGGCGGCGATGAGCTGGCTGCTCGGCTCGCACCTGGTGGACATGGTGACGCCGCCGGAGTGGCAGTTCGTGATGGGCGGCAAGGGCGACCACCGGTCGTTCGTGCTGCATCACGACGCGCTCTTCTCGCTGGCCTGGGTGCTCGGGCTGACCAAGGTGCTCGACCCGACGGTGCCGGTGGACGAGCGGCTGGTGGAGCGGATGCCGCACGTCGGCGGTGGGGAGACCTTCGCCCAGTGGCGGTCCCGGATCCTGGCCGCTCCGCAGCATCCCGCCGACGCGGCGGCCCTGCTCGACCTGCACTACTGCCTGGACTGGGCGTACCTGGAGACGGAGCGGGCCGGCCGACCGCTGCCCGGGCTGGTCGACGGGAACGCGATCGGGCAGCGCCGGTGGGCGCTGGAGTGGGCGGTGATGCTCCGCGGCCCGTACCACGACGAGCCGCCCGGCTGGGAAGAGGTCGACCTCTCCACCTGA
- a CDS encoding thymidine phosphorylase: protein MSAFTAVDVIRAKRDGGVLSDGQIDWVVDAYTKGLVADEQMSALAMAILLRGMTAPEIARWTAAMIASGERLDLSSVSRPTADKHSTGGVGDKITLPLTPLVAACGGAVPQLSGRGLGHTGGTLDKLESIPGWRAALTNDEFIAQLRDVGAVICAAGEGLAPADRKLYALRDVTGTVEAIPLIASSIMSKKIAEGTGALVLDVKVGSGAFMKSVDDARELARTMVELGGAQGVKTVALLTDMSTPLGLTVGNAVEVTESVEVLAGGGPADVVELTLALAREMLAAAGLPDADPEAALRDGRAMDVWRTMIRAQGGDPDAPMPSANEVEVVRAAEDGFVASVDAYAIGVAAWRLGAGRARKEDPVSIPAGVVLHKRPGDPVRVGDPLYELRAEHAERIPAALAEAERAVRIAPDAPAATPLVIERIS, encoded by the coding sequence ATGAGTGCTTTTACAGCAGTCGATGTCATCCGGGCCAAGCGGGACGGGGGGGTGCTGAGCGACGGGCAGATCGACTGGGTGGTCGACGCGTACACCAAGGGACTGGTGGCCGACGAGCAGATGTCGGCGCTGGCCATGGCGATCCTGCTGCGCGGCATGACCGCGCCGGAGATCGCCCGGTGGACCGCCGCGATGATCGCCAGCGGGGAGCGGCTGGACCTCTCCTCGGTGTCCCGGCCGACCGCGGACAAGCACTCCACCGGCGGCGTCGGTGACAAGATCACCCTGCCGCTCACCCCGCTGGTCGCCGCCTGCGGCGGCGCGGTGCCGCAGCTGTCCGGGCGCGGGCTGGGCCACACCGGCGGCACCCTGGACAAGCTGGAGTCGATCCCCGGCTGGCGGGCCGCGCTGACCAACGACGAGTTCATCGCGCAGCTCCGCGACGTCGGCGCGGTGATCTGCGCCGCCGGCGAGGGGCTGGCCCCGGCGGACCGCAAGCTGTACGCGCTGCGCGACGTCACCGGCACCGTCGAGGCGATCCCGCTGATCGCCAGCTCGATCATGAGCAAGAAGATCGCCGAGGGCACCGGCGCGCTGGTGCTCGACGTGAAGGTCGGCTCGGGCGCGTTCATGAAGTCCGTGGACGACGCCCGCGAGCTGGCCCGGACCATGGTGGAGCTGGGCGGCGCGCAGGGCGTGAAGACGGTCGCCCTGCTCACCGACATGTCCACCCCGCTCGGCCTGACCGTCGGCAACGCGGTCGAGGTGACCGAGTCGGTCGAGGTGCTGGCCGGCGGTGGTCCGGCGGACGTGGTGGAGCTGACCCTGGCCCTGGCCCGGGAGATGCTGGCCGCGGCCGGCCTGCCGGACGCCGACCCGGAGGCGGCGCTGCGCGACGGCCGCGCGATGGACGTCTGGCGGACGATGATCCGGGCGCAGGGCGGCGACCCGGACGCTCCGATGCCGAGCGCCAACGAGGTCGAGGTGGTCCGGGCCGCCGAGGACGGCTTCGTCGCCTCCGTCGACGCGTACGCCATCGGGGTGGCCGCGTGGCGGCTCGGCGCCGGGCGGGCCCGCAAGGAGGACCCGGTGAGCATCCCGGCCGGGGTGGTCCTGCACAAGCGCCCCGGTGACCCGGTACGCGTCGGCGACCCCCTCTACGAGCTGCGGGCCGAGCACGCGGAGCGGATCCCGGCGGCGCTGGCCGAGGCGGAGCGCGCGGTCCGGATCGCGCCGGACGCGCCGGCGGCGACGCCGCTGGTCATCGAGCGCATCAGCTGA
- a CDS encoding cytidine deaminase yields the protein MEIDWERLRAAATEAMRHAYAPYSKFPVGAAALVDDGRVVVGCNVENAAYGVTLCAECGVVTSLHATGGGRLVAMSCVDANGEPLMPCGRCRQLLWENGGPECLVETKGRPLRMAELLPHAFGVEDLESVVGETPLPVVPERLAAWRGRGSVFVHPDLSAGQQVWTAYWERSAGDTEGAETGVLEEGPSWDDPAEAVTWGLARTPRVVVVDASGAIFWAGEGEPPMEIPIRWGG from the coding sequence GTGGAGATCGACTGGGAGCGGCTGCGGGCCGCGGCCACGGAGGCGATGCGGCACGCGTACGCGCCGTACTCGAAGTTCCCCGTCGGGGCGGCCGCCCTGGTCGACGACGGCCGGGTGGTGGTCGGCTGCAACGTGGAGAACGCCGCGTACGGCGTCACCCTCTGCGCCGAGTGCGGGGTGGTCACCTCGCTGCACGCCACCGGCGGTGGCCGGCTGGTCGCCATGTCCTGCGTCGACGCCAACGGTGAGCCGCTGATGCCCTGCGGCCGGTGCCGGCAGCTGCTGTGGGAGAACGGCGGCCCGGAGTGCCTGGTCGAGACGAAGGGCCGGCCGCTGCGGATGGCCGAGCTGCTGCCACACGCCTTCGGCGTGGAGGACCTGGAGTCCGTCGTCGGCGAGACCCCGCTGCCGGTGGTGCCGGAGCGGCTGGCCGCCTGGCGGGGGCGGGGCAGCGTCTTCGTCCACCCGGACCTCTCCGCCGGGCAGCAGGTCTGGACGGCGTACTGGGAGCGGTCCGCCGGGGACACCGAGGGCGCCGAGACCGGCGTGCTGGAGGAGGGGCCGAGCTGGGACGATCCGGCGGAGGCGGTCACCTGGGGGCTGGCCCGTACGCCGCGGGTGGTGGTGGTGGACGCTTCGGGCGCGATCTTCTGGGCCGGTGAGGGTGAGCCGCCGATGGAGATACCGATCCGCTGGGGTGGCTGA